The following proteins are co-located in the Dyadobacter chenwenxiniae genome:
- the pgmB gene encoding beta-phosphoglucomutase: MPSIAACLFDLDGVIVDTAKFHYNAWRQLANDLGFDLTHAQNELLKGISRMESLEIILALGGVKLSEEEKLQRATEKNIRYLALCMQMTPADTLPGVRAFLDELKHHGIRIGLGSASKNAKVIMERIDMLSYFDTIVDGNRTTKGKPDPQVFLMGAADLAASPAQCVVFEDAVAGIQSAKAAGMLAVGIGEKAILTQADIVIPGFSDFHFQDMEAAFA, translated from the coding sequence ATGCCCTCAATAGCAGCGTGCCTTTTTGATCTGGACGGCGTAATTGTTGACACGGCCAAATTCCATTACAATGCGTGGCGGCAATTGGCGAACGATCTCGGATTCGATCTCACCCACGCCCAAAATGAACTTTTAAAGGGCATAAGCAGGATGGAGTCGCTTGAAATTATCCTGGCTCTCGGCGGTGTGAAACTTTCAGAAGAGGAAAAATTACAACGGGCCACAGAAAAGAACATCCGTTATCTCGCATTATGTATGCAGATGACGCCAGCGGACACGCTTCCAGGTGTTAGGGCGTTTTTGGATGAGCTCAAACATCATGGCATCAGGATTGGCTTGGGTTCGGCGAGCAAAAATGCAAAAGTCATCATGGAGCGCATTGATATGCTCTCTTATTTTGACACCATTGTCGACGGAAACCGCACTACCAAAGGAAAACCGGATCCCCAGGTTTTTTTAATGGGCGCCGCAGATCTTGCGGCTTCACCGGCCCAATGTGTTGTTTTTGAAGATGCTGTGGCAGGGATCCAATCCGCGAAAGCCGCGGGGATGCTGGCCGTTGGGATAGGGGAAAAGGCCATTTTGACCCAGGCAGACATTGTTATCCCTGGATTTTCGGATTTTCATTTCCAGGATATGGAAGCGGCTTTTGCATAA
- a CDS encoding N-acetylmuramoyl-L-alanine amidase-like domain-containing protein — MIRVIVLSIFLMSSTGSFAQLAVQKVFGQKMDLPESSDIGTQVLRMGESFLGTPYVAGTLEGNPTERLVCKFDGLDCTTLVESSVALAVAKTENPTYEGFKNELTKLRYRDGVIDGYPSRLHYVLDWMYENEKRGRLEDITAKVGGIPYKKEINFMSNHANLYPSMAETAVWEKVREQEGLINAREHSYIPKSGIQKAEPMLHDGDIVAFTSSVEGLDVNHMGIISKVGSRAYLIHASLTGKKVIMTSVPLAEYVASVPKHTGMIVARLNDI, encoded by the coding sequence ATGATCAGAGTTATAGTTCTATCCATTTTTCTCATGTCGTCAACAGGGTCATTTGCACAGCTGGCGGTTCAAAAGGTTTTTGGACAAAAAATGGATTTACCGGAGAGCAGTGATATCGGGACGCAGGTTTTGCGCATGGGGGAATCGTTTCTGGGGACGCCTTATGTCGCCGGAACATTGGAAGGAAATCCGACAGAACGGCTCGTTTGCAAATTTGACGGACTGGACTGCACGACCCTTGTGGAGAGTTCAGTGGCGCTGGCTGTTGCGAAAACAGAAAATCCGACTTACGAAGGCTTTAAAAATGAGCTGACCAAGCTGCGCTATCGTGACGGAGTCATTGACGGCTATCCTTCCAGGCTGCATTACGTGCTGGACTGGATGTATGAAAATGAAAAGCGCGGGCGGCTGGAAGACATTACAGCCAAAGTGGGCGGCATTCCCTATAAAAAAGAAATTAATTTCATGTCCAACCATGCGAATTTGTATCCGTCCATGGCGGAAACAGCCGTGTGGGAAAAAGTGCGTGAGCAAGAAGGCCTGATTAACGCGAGAGAGCACAGCTACATTCCCAAGTCCGGCATTCAAAAGGCAGAGCCTATGCTGCACGATGGCGATATTGTTGCATTTACGTCCTCTGTGGAAGGGCTTGATGTCAACCATATGGGCATCATTTCCAAAGTTGGCAGCCGCGCTTACCTGATCCACGCTTCCCTGACGGGCAAAAAGGTGATTATGACGAGTGTTCCGCTCGCCGAATACGTGGCCTCGGTCCCCAAGCATACGGGCATGATCGTGGCGCGACTCAACGATATCTGA
- a CDS encoding glycoside hydrolase family 65 protein, whose protein sequence is MKNYITHDEWSIVENGFHAEYNEITESLMSLGNGRMGQRGNFEEHYSGKSLQGNYVAGVYFPDKTRVGWWKNGYPNYFAKVLNACNWIGIDIRIGEEVLDMNTCEIETFSRVLNMKEGVLERVATVKMAEGRRIKIHSKRFCSMADDESGAISYKLTPLNFSDYMTITPYLDGSIRNRDSNYDESFWNEVHKETGPSQGYLILETKPNPYGVELFQVATGMAFNIKLDGLETAYQPLPVEMDRYVAGTVKVEVKEGQELSVYKYGVNLSSNNYPTESLLEECKSYVSRISEKGFDHLLAAHMQAWAVKWERNDITIEGNIAAQQAIRFNIFHLGQTYTGEDERLNIGPKGFTGEKYGGVTYWDTEAYCIPFYLSTAEQKVARNLLVYRYKQLDKAIENAEKLGFSDGAALYPMVTMNGEECHNEWEITFEEIHRNGAIAYAIYDYTRYTSDESYVNDQGLEVLIAISRFWKQRINWSEEKGQYVMLGVTGPNEYENNVNNNWYTNYIACWTLRYTLEIIGKLWTQDSRKLNEIIIRTNFSLNSEMDAWKHIVENMHFPYDQIRQVYLQQQGFLDKEILTVHDIAGERPINQNWSWDRILRSCFIKQADVLQGLYFFEDEFQIADIKRNFEFYEPMTVHESSLSPCVHAILAAKIGLKEKAYEMYVRTARLDLDDYNNDTEDGLHITSMAGTWMSVVKGFAGQRVKDGMLVLNPYVPEQWNSYSFRIGFRGALLLISVSKSAVTIQNSSDKPLDIMLGSRRLFIDAFASIKA, encoded by the coding sequence ATGAAAAATTACATCACCCATGATGAATGGAGTATCGTGGAAAATGGCTTCCACGCTGAATACAACGAGATCACAGAAAGCTTAATGAGTTTGGGCAACGGCCGGATGGGTCAGCGCGGCAACTTTGAAGAACATTACTCCGGCAAATCATTACAAGGCAATTATGTGGCAGGGGTTTACTTTCCTGACAAAACACGTGTGGGCTGGTGGAAAAACGGTTATCCAAATTACTTCGCAAAAGTGCTGAATGCCTGCAATTGGATAGGCATTGATATCAGGATCGGGGAGGAGGTGCTGGATATGAACACTTGTGAGATAGAAACTTTCAGCCGTGTTCTGAACATGAAAGAAGGCGTGCTCGAACGAGTGGCGACGGTGAAAATGGCAGAAGGCAGGCGGATTAAAATCCATTCAAAGCGGTTTTGCAGCATGGCCGACGACGAATCAGGGGCGATCAGCTACAAGCTGACGCCGTTGAATTTTAGTGACTACATGACCATCACGCCCTATCTGGACGGCAGTATCCGGAACCGGGATTCCAATTACGATGAGTCCTTCTGGAACGAAGTGCACAAGGAGACTGGCCCTTCGCAGGGTTACCTTATCCTCGAAACAAAACCCAATCCTTACGGCGTCGAATTGTTCCAGGTTGCAACGGGAATGGCGTTCAATATCAAGCTTGATGGCCTGGAAACAGCGTACCAGCCGTTGCCGGTTGAGATGGATAGATATGTGGCTGGGACCGTAAAAGTGGAAGTGAAAGAGGGCCAGGAGCTTAGCGTATATAAGTATGGGGTTAATCTTTCCTCAAACAATTATCCAACGGAAAGCTTATTGGAAGAATGCAAATCTTACGTGTCGCGGATCTCTGAGAAAGGATTCGATCATTTGCTGGCGGCGCACATGCAGGCCTGGGCCGTAAAATGGGAACGGAACGACATTACCATTGAGGGCAACATCGCCGCTCAGCAAGCAATCCGGTTTAATATTTTTCATTTGGGACAAACCTATACAGGCGAAGACGAGCGCTTGAACATTGGTCCAAAAGGATTCACCGGAGAGAAATACGGCGGGGTAACTTACTGGGACACGGAGGCTTATTGCATTCCGTTCTATCTGTCCACTGCTGAACAAAAAGTCGCGCGCAACCTGCTGGTTTACAGGTATAAGCAATTGGATAAGGCGATTGAGAATGCCGAAAAGCTGGGTTTCTCTGACGGAGCGGCGCTGTATCCGATGGTAACAATGAATGGTGAGGAGTGCCATAACGAATGGGAAATCACTTTTGAAGAAATACACAGAAACGGCGCCATTGCTTATGCGATCTACGACTATACGCGTTACACAAGCGACGAAAGTTATGTAAATGACCAAGGCCTTGAAGTGTTGATCGCCATATCCAGGTTTTGGAAACAGCGCATTAACTGGTCAGAAGAAAAAGGGCAGTATGTGATGTTGGGCGTAACGGGCCCGAATGAGTACGAAAACAATGTGAATAATAACTGGTACACCAATTACATCGCATGCTGGACATTGCGTTATACGCTGGAAATCATCGGCAAATTATGGACGCAGGACTCCCGCAAGCTCAACGAGATCATTATCAGGACCAATTTTAGCCTGAACAGCGAAATGGATGCATGGAAGCACATTGTTGAAAATATGCATTTTCCGTACGACCAGATAAGGCAGGTTTATTTGCAGCAGCAAGGCTTTCTGGACAAGGAGATTCTGACCGTTCATGACATCGCGGGCGAGCGTCCGATCAATCAAAACTGGTCCTGGGACAGGATATTGCGGTCGTGCTTCATCAAGCAAGCGGATGTTTTACAGGGGCTTTATTTCTTTGAGGATGAATTCCAAATCGCAGACATCAAGCGCAATTTCGAATTTTACGAGCCGATGACCGTTCACGAATCGTCATTATCTCCCTGCGTTCACGCAATCCTGGCAGCGAAAATCGGGTTAAAGGAGAAGGCTTACGAAATGTATGTGCGTACCGCCAGGCTGGATCTGGACGATTACAATAATGATACGGAAGACGGTTTGCATATCACTTCCATGGCCGGCACCTGGATGAGCGTCGTGAAAGGGTTTGCGGGTCAGCGGGTGAAAGATGGAATGTTGGTTCTGAATCCGTATGTGCCGGAGCAATGGAATTCATACTCGTTCAGGATCGGTTTCCGGGGTGCACTATTGCTGATTTCCGTTTCGAAGTCAGCTGTTACAATCCAAAATTCATCGGACAAACCATTGGACATCATGCTTGGCAGCCGCCGCTTGTTCATCGACGCATTTGCTAGCATCAAAGCGTAA
- a CDS encoding alpha-amylase family protein, with protein sequence MPAVNQDKFIVYQVFTRLFGNQCTTNKFYGSMAENGCGKFNDINETALTALKNFGITHVWYTGVLEHATLTDYSAFGINADHPLIVKGKAGSPYAVKDYYDVDPDLAVDVPKRMEEFEQLVARTHAQNLKVIIDFIPNHVARQYHSNTRASGIRDFGEDDDNTVSFSPKNNFYYIPNHDFVVPEGHKPPVEVAAPYHERPAKATGNDVFQAQPSQYDWYETIKLNYGVDYQNGGLRYFDPIPSTWLKMYDILRFWTEKGVDGFRCDMAEMVPAEFWAWVIPEIKKLKESVIFIAEIYNPAEYHHYIKTGKFDYLYDKVGLYNSLRSLIEGNGTVENITRIWQQESGDISENMLRFLENHDEQRIASRYFAGDPWAAIPAMTLSATLHTGPLMIYFGQELGVDPVEAEGFQGEDGRTTIFDYWGVTEFQQWVNGGKFNLEKLTADQKKLRAFYETLNRFVLNNEAVYAGAFYDLQYVNIDGQSQNYDKKLQYSYLRFTDNQKLLFIYNFDKEKTVETTVKIPQDAWTNSLKLSNTSAYRLKPVFPLFSPSPSLRTNEITSTGVQVGLPPNSVSVYEIELK encoded by the coding sequence ATGCCCGCAGTTAACCAGGATAAGTTCATAGTATATCAGGTGTTTACCCGCTTGTTCGGCAACCAGTGCACGACCAATAAATTTTACGGCTCCATGGCGGAAAATGGCTGTGGAAAATTCAATGATATTAACGAAACAGCACTTACCGCTCTCAAAAATTTCGGCATTACGCACGTTTGGTACACCGGAGTCCTGGAACATGCAACATTAACGGATTACAGCGCATTTGGCATCAATGCCGATCATCCACTGATTGTCAAAGGCAAAGCGGGCTCTCCTTATGCGGTGAAAGATTATTACGATGTGGACCCGGACCTCGCCGTGGATGTGCCTAAGCGGATGGAAGAGTTTGAGCAACTCGTTGCCAGGACGCACGCGCAGAATCTGAAAGTGATTATCGATTTTATCCCAAACCATGTTGCGCGACAATATCATTCGAACACGCGTGCATCCGGTATTCGGGATTTTGGCGAAGATGATGACAATACGGTTTCATTTAGCCCAAAAAATAACTTTTATTACATCCCTAACCACGACTTTGTGGTTCCCGAGGGCCATAAGCCGCCTGTTGAGGTCGCAGCGCCATATCATGAAAGACCGGCCAAGGCAACCGGAAACGACGTGTTCCAGGCGCAGCCGAGCCAGTATGACTGGTATGAGACTATTAAGCTCAATTATGGCGTGGATTATCAAAATGGTGGCCTGCGCTATTTTGATCCAATCCCTTCCACCTGGCTGAAAATGTACGACATCCTGCGTTTCTGGACGGAAAAAGGAGTGGATGGTTTTCGGTGTGATATGGCTGAAATGGTGCCAGCAGAATTCTGGGCGTGGGTTATTCCCGAAATCAAGAAGCTGAAAGAAAGCGTAATTTTTATTGCTGAAATTTACAATCCCGCTGAATATCACCATTATATCAAAACTGGTAAGTTTGATTATCTGTATGATAAGGTTGGCCTTTACAACTCTTTGCGAAGCCTGATTGAAGGCAATGGAACGGTTGAAAACATTACGAGGATCTGGCAGCAGGAGTCAGGCGATATCAGCGAAAATATGCTCCGGTTTCTCGAAAACCACGATGAACAGCGCATTGCATCCCGCTATTTTGCGGGCGATCCATGGGCTGCGATTCCGGCAATGACACTAAGTGCAACATTGCATACAGGCCCGCTGATGATCTATTTTGGCCAGGAGCTGGGTGTTGATCCGGTTGAGGCAGAAGGGTTTCAGGGCGAAGATGGCAGGACGACGATATTTGACTATTGGGGCGTTACGGAGTTTCAGCAATGGGTCAACGGTGGAAAATTTAATCTTGAAAAGCTCACTGCGGACCAGAAGAAATTGCGTGCTTTCTATGAAACGTTGAATCGCTTTGTACTTAACAATGAAGCCGTTTATGCAGGAGCATTTTATGATTTACAATATGTGAACATTGACGGGCAATCTCAGAACTACGATAAAAAGTTGCAATACAGTTATTTGCGGTTCACTGACAATCAAAAGCTGCTTTTTATTTACAATTTTGATAAAGAAAAGACCGTTGAAACAACCGTAAAAATTCCTCAGGATGCCTGGACAAATTCTTTAAAACTGAGTAACACGTCGGCTTACAGATTGAAACCGGTTTTCCCTTTGTTTTCACCTTCACCAAGCTTGCGTACCAACGAAATTACGTCAACTGGTGTTCAGGTTGGTTTGCCGCCCAACTCGGTATCGGTCTATGAAATTGAATTGAAATAA
- a CDS encoding HAMP domain-containing sensor histidine kinase, producing MNIKSRLTLLFTMLVGSIMALFCLSVYYFYDQYREKQFYSFLNERAQTIAQLVEASQDISKADIEKIEKENNTIFLNEEITIYDGSDSLIFTGGNEKFTLSKTILAETRAGREIRTKHDKKEAIIIRHILQDHRKPWVVMAVANDVPGMNQLKRLREILVIGWLLSLILVGVAGWQFANDAIKPVSDIISQVNNISAGNLHEKVTVGREKDELAALAQTFNQMLGRLEIAFIAQKNFVSHASHELRTPLALIMSEAELSLMKDRASEEYKVALKGIWSEAREMNELVSRLLELARTEEQAFKVTFSKIRVDEVLWQAKASVQQKNPGYEVHIHYDQIPEDEEQLKRYGDESLLKTAFMNLMDNACKYSNDKTVNVFLKIQKDLIQIDFKDVGVGIAANELPYIFDTFYRSATTISKAGYGIGLALTKRIVNMQGASIEVESVLGSGTTFMLKFPPF from the coding sequence ATGAATATCAAGTCCCGTCTGACCTTGCTCTTTACCATGCTGGTGGGTTCCATCATGGCCTTATTTTGCCTTTCTGTTTATTATTTCTACGATCAATACAGGGAAAAACAATTCTATTCTTTCCTCAATGAACGCGCACAAACCATTGCCCAGTTGGTAGAAGCCAGCCAGGACATCAGCAAGGCGGACATTGAAAAGATTGAAAAAGAGAACAATACGATTTTTCTTAATGAGGAAATCACCATTTACGATGGGAGCGACTCGCTGATATTTACGGGAGGGAACGAGAAATTTACATTATCCAAAACAATTCTGGCAGAAACGAGGGCGGGACGGGAAATTCGTACGAAGCACGACAAAAAAGAAGCAATTATCATTCGCCATATCTTGCAGGATCACAGGAAGCCCTGGGTTGTAATGGCTGTTGCCAATGATGTGCCCGGTATGAACCAGTTGAAGCGGCTTCGCGAAATATTGGTTATCGGATGGCTTTTATCCCTCATTCTGGTAGGGGTTGCGGGCTGGCAATTCGCCAATGATGCCATTAAGCCCGTTTCAGACATTATTTCGCAGGTTAACAACATTTCAGCGGGAAATTTGCACGAGAAGGTTACCGTAGGAAGGGAAAAGGATGAGCTTGCTGCACTTGCACAAACATTTAACCAGATGCTGGGCCGACTCGAAATTGCATTTATTGCTCAAAAAAACTTCGTTTCTCACGCGTCACATGAGTTGCGAACCCCCCTGGCGCTCATTATGAGCGAAGCCGAGCTAAGCCTGATGAAAGATCGCGCGAGCGAAGAATACAAAGTGGCGCTGAAAGGCATCTGGTCGGAGGCAAGAGAAATGAATGAGCTGGTTAGCAGGCTATTGGAGTTGGCCAGAACCGAAGAACAGGCTTTTAAAGTTACATTTTCCAAGATTCGCGTAGATGAAGTGCTCTGGCAGGCGAAGGCTTCCGTGCAGCAGAAAAATCCGGGTTATGAAGTGCACATCCATTACGACCAAATCCCGGAGGACGAGGAACAATTGAAGCGATATGGGGACGAAAGCTTGCTGAAAACGGCGTTTATGAACCTCATGGATAATGCTTGCAAGTATTCCAACGATAAGACTGTCAATGTGTTCCTGAAAATTCAGAAAGATCTGATTCAGATTGACTTCAAGGACGTGGGCGTCGGCATTGCGGCTAACGAACTGCCTTACATCTTCGATACTTTCTACAGGAGTGCCACCACAATCAGTAAAGCAGGTTATGGTATCGGCCTGGCATTGACCAAGCGTATCGTTAACATGCAGGGTGCCAGCATTGAAGTGGAGTCGGTGCTGGGTTCCGGAACTACGTTCATGCTCAAATTTCCTCCGTTTTAA
- a CDS encoding DUF4136 domain-containing protein, translated as MLKKASLFILMAGIGLMSCSKDPISDLSTEETLVYITNHDKAANYTQYKTFSIVDSVLVVENGQAGTALTELDRDVLIRIISNMEKLGYKYVSPKSKPDIGINASWVTNTYLNVVQQPLSSYYGGYWGGGGYGYGYPNYYQYYQTSESYWLISMLDFKNPNTVDKTFKVVWDAQIRGAGIGERQYVDTMVDSIFGQSGYLKIN; from the coding sequence ATGTTAAAAAAAGCTTCATTGTTCATACTCATGGCAGGAATAGGATTGATGTCCTGCTCCAAAGATCCGATCAGTGATTTGTCAACAGAAGAAACCCTCGTTTACATCACCAATCACGATAAAGCGGCCAATTATACGCAATACAAAACGTTCAGCATCGTCGATTCTGTGTTGGTTGTTGAAAACGGACAGGCAGGCACTGCATTGACCGAACTGGACCGGGATGTTCTGATCCGGATCATTTCCAACATGGAAAAATTGGGCTACAAATATGTCAGCCCAAAAAGCAAGCCAGACATCGGCATTAACGCAAGCTGGGTTACCAACACGTATTTGAATGTTGTCCAGCAGCCATTGTCGTCCTATTATGGCGGCTACTGGGGCGGCGGCGGATATGGTTACGGTTATCCAAATTACTACCAGTATTACCAAACCAGCGAAAGTTACTGGCTGATTTCCATGCTGGATTTTAAAAACCCGAATACGGTAGACAAAACCTTCAAAGTGGTCTGGGATGCGCAAATCCGGGGCGCGGGAATCGGAGAAAGACAATATGTGGACACAATGGTTGACTCTATTTTTGGTCAGTCGGGTTATTTAAAAATTAATTAG
- a CDS encoding mechanosensitive ion channel family protein translates to MNEFLNMLDYRNSPWLIVLPALIIGLIISAIVINIIKITAAKKEWQAIRAIRENLTSVLYFFIPLVLVTATLKTYSLTHKDYYWTFTISKVALIVVTTWLMTRIVIIIEKVLIDQLDFSTPDNNQARRLFTKIKFVKRIVIILIIIIGISILLLSFESVRQYGVGILTSAGIFSVIIGFAAQKSLANLMAGIQIAFTQPIKIDDVVIVEGEWGRIEEINLTYVVVNIWDLRRIVLPITYFIETPFQNWTRNDSALIGTAFFQLNYLTPVPKLREKLKEILDATPLWDGKSWALQVTDTQGQLMVVRALMSARNSSQTFDLRCLVREKMIEFISQEYPEALPSHRIEEVQKQESMLPETKLNR, encoded by the coding sequence ATGAACGAATTTTTAAACATGCTCGATTATCGGAATTCGCCGTGGCTTATTGTGCTGCCGGCGCTGATAATCGGACTGATAATCAGTGCCATAGTTATTAATATAATAAAAATTACCGCTGCTAAAAAAGAGTGGCAGGCGATCAGGGCCATTCGCGAAAACCTAACGAGCGTTTTATATTTCTTCATCCCGCTTGTACTCGTTACCGCCACACTTAAAACTTACTCTTTAACCCATAAAGACTATTACTGGACATTTACGATCAGCAAAGTGGCTTTGATCGTGGTAACGACGTGGTTAATGACACGCATTGTCATCATTATCGAAAAAGTCCTGATCGATCAGCTCGATTTCAGCACGCCGGACAACAACCAGGCGCGGCGCCTGTTCACGAAAATCAAGTTTGTGAAGCGGATTGTCATTATCCTCATCATTATAATTGGCATATCTATCCTGTTACTAAGCTTCGAGAGCGTGCGGCAATATGGCGTAGGGATTCTAACTTCGGCTGGGATTTTCAGTGTGATCATTGGTTTTGCTGCACAAAAATCGCTGGCCAACCTCATGGCAGGCATTCAAATTGCATTTACGCAGCCCATCAAGATAGATGATGTTGTGATTGTTGAAGGTGAATGGGGACGTATCGAAGAGATCAACCTGACATATGTAGTTGTCAATATCTGGGATTTGCGCCGGATCGTGCTGCCGATCACTTATTTTATTGAAACACCTTTTCAAAACTGGACACGCAACGACAGCGCACTGATCGGAACGGCTTTTTTCCAGCTTAATTACCTGACACCTGTCCCTAAACTGAGGGAAAAACTAAAAGAAATCCTGGATGCAACGCCCCTTTGGGACGGTAAATCCTGGGCATTGCAGGTTACGGATACGCAAGGGCAGTTGATGGTTGTGAGAGCATTAATGTCTGCACGGAATTCTTCGCAGACATTCGACCTGCGGTGCCTTGTGCGGGAGAAAATGATTGAATTTATTTCACAGGAATATCCGGAAGCACTGCCAAGTCATCGGATCGAAGAGGTGCAAAAACAGGAAAGTATGCTGCCCGAAACGAAGCTTAACCGATAA
- a CDS encoding DinB family protein has protein sequence METKEEILRIIDVLNDTYESEEAWYGPSVVEALRDVTPKMAEVRLSSNTHSIAEIVYHMTTWRIFAVRKIQGDAEFDIKTLDKDWKKFALVDEFEWEAIQMELSLSQEELISELEKIESDSFLEEPVPGRDYSYYTLIHGVIQHDVYHAGQIGLIKKAVKGMRLEEDDYSTFDDRSDLDNGTDYY, from the coding sequence ATGGAAACAAAAGAAGAGATTTTAAGGATTATAGATGTACTCAACGACACCTATGAAAGTGAAGAGGCCTGGTATGGTCCGTCCGTTGTGGAAGCGCTGCGCGACGTTACGCCAAAAATGGCCGAGGTAAGGCTGAGCAGCAACACGCACTCGATCGCTGAGATCGTTTACCACATGACTACGTGGCGGATATTCGCCGTGCGCAAAATTCAGGGCGATGCGGAATTTGACATAAAAACATTGGATAAGGATTGGAAAAAATTTGCGTTGGTGGACGAGTTTGAGTGGGAAGCCATTCAAATGGAACTCAGCCTTTCGCAGGAAGAATTGATTTCAGAGCTTGAAAAAATAGAAAGTGACAGTTTTTTGGAAGAGCCAGTGCCAGGCAGGGATTACAGTTATTATACATTGATTCACGGCGTTATCCAGCACGATGTTTACCACGCAGGACAGATTGGGTTGATTAAAAAAGCAGTCAAAGGAATGCGTCTGGAAGAGGACGATTACAGCACATTTGATGACCGGTCGGACTTGGATAATGGAACTGACTATTACTGA
- a CDS encoding response regulator: protein MKILIVEDEPKLAGFLKRGLEEQSWEVELAYDGQVGKKMASNYRFDVIILDVNLPLLNGYDLARQLRHDGLATPILFLTALGTIDDKLDGFEAGADDYLVKPFEFRELIARIKVLSQRNSNREQSNQILSLADLELNLDEKVARRGGNRIDLTAKEFALLEYLMRNKGRVVSRVDIAEQVWDIRFDTGTNVIDVYINFLRKKVDKDYPAKLIHTVVGMGYIFKEE from the coding sequence ATGAAGATCTTAATCGTCGAAGATGAACCCAAGTTGGCAGGATTTCTGAAACGGGGCCTTGAAGAACAGTCTTGGGAAGTAGAATTGGCATATGACGGGCAGGTAGGGAAGAAAATGGCGTCAAATTATCGTTTCGATGTCATTATTCTTGATGTAAACCTGCCGTTACTGAACGGATATGACCTCGCCCGCCAGCTCCGGCACGACGGCCTTGCCACACCGATCCTGTTCCTGACCGCGCTGGGAACCATTGATGACAAGCTGGACGGTTTTGAAGCCGGAGCAGATGATTACCTGGTTAAGCCATTTGAATTCAGGGAGTTAATTGCACGTATCAAAGTTCTATCCCAAAGAAACAGCAACCGTGAACAATCCAATCAGATCCTAAGCCTGGCTGATCTCGAACTCAATCTGGACGAAAAAGTGGCGCGCCGCGGCGGAAACCGCATTGACCTCACCGCCAAGGAATTTGCATTACTAGAATATTTAATGCGGAACAAAGGCCGCGTGGTGTCGCGTGTAGACATAGCCGAACAAGTTTGGGATATCCGCTTTGATACGGGAACCAATGTGATTGATGTTTACATTAATTTTTTGAGAAAAAAAGTGGACAAGGATTATCCCGCTAAGCTGATCCACACCGTAGTGGGTATGGGTTACATCTTCAAGGAAGAATGA